One stretch of Prionailurus viverrinus isolate Anna chromosome C1, UM_Priviv_1.0, whole genome shotgun sequence DNA includes these proteins:
- the WASF2 gene encoding actin-binding protein WASF2: protein MPLVTRNIEPRHLCRQTLPSVRSELECVTNITLANVIRQLGSLSKYAEDIVGELFTQANTFASRVSSLAERVDRLQVKVTQLDPKEEEVSLQGINTRKAFRSSTIQDQKLFDRNSLPVPVLETYNTCDTPPPLNNLTPYRDDGKEALKFYTDPSYFFDLWKEKMLQDTKDIMKEKRKHRKEKKDNPNRGNVNPRKIKTRKEEWEKMKMGQEFVESKEKLGPSGYPPTLVYQNGSIGSVENMDGSSYPPPPQSDSTSPPSPSFSEDSLPPPPVEFSCPADSNQRGSGLAGPKRSSVVSPSHPPPAPPLGSPPGSKPGFAPPPAPPPPPPVMGVPPPPPPGGFGSPGTPPPPSPPSFPPHPSFAAPPPPPPPPAADYPTLPPPPLSQPVIGAPPPPPPPPPPGPPPLPFSGVDDQPVAPPPLADATKPKSSLPPVSDARSDLLSAIRQGFQLRKVEEQQEQEKRDVVGNDVATILSRRIAVEYSDSEDDSSEFDEDDWSD from the exons ATGCCGTTAGTAACGAGGAACATCGAGCCAAGGCACCTGTGCCGTCAGACGTTGCCTAGCGTTAGAAGCGAGCTGGAATGCGTGACCAACATCACCCTGGCAAATGTCATCCGACAGCTGGGCAGCCTGA GTAAATATGCAGAGGACATTGTTGGAGAGCTCTTTACTCAGGCAAATACTTTTGCCTCTCGGGTAAGCTCCCTTGCTGAGAGGGTCGACCGCCTACAAGTTAAAGTCACTCAGCTGGATCCCAAGGAAGAAGAAG TGTCACTGCAAGGAATCAACACCCGAAAGGCCTTCAGAAGCTCTACCATTCAAGACCAGAAGCTTTTCGACAGAAACTCTCTCCCAGTACCTgtcttagaaacatataacacCTGTGATACTCCTCCACCTCTCAACAATCTTACCCCTTACAG GGACGATGGGAAAGAGGCACTCAAATTCTACACAGACCCTTCGTACTTCTTTGATCTTTGGAAGGAGAAGATGCTGCAGGACACCAAGGATAtcatgaaagagaagagaaagcataGG aaagaaaagaaagataatccAAATCGAGGGAATGTAAATCCACGTAAAATCAAGACACGTAaggaagagtgggagaaaatGAAGATGGGACAAGAATTTGTGGAATCCAAAGAAAAGCTGGGGCCTTCTGG GTATCCGCCCACCTTGGTGTACCAGAATGGCAGTATTGGCTCTGTTGAAAATATGGATGGAAGCAGCTACCCACCACCACCGCAGTCAGATTCCACTTCTccaccttctccttccttctctgaggACAGCTTGCCTCCCCCACCCGTAGAATTCAG CTGCCCCGCAGACAGCAACCAAAGAGGGTCCGGTTTAGCTGGACCCAAAAGATCCAGTGTGGTCAGCCCAAGCCATCCACCACCAGCGCCTCCTCTGGGCTCTCCTCCAGGCTCCAAACCCGGGTTTGCTCCACCACctgctcctccacctccacctccagtgATGGGCGTTCCACCCCCACCACCGCCTGGAGGATTTGGGTCTCCGGGGACCCCACCACCACCTTCACCCCCATCTTTCCCACCTCACCCCAGTTTTGCTGCCCCTCCgcctcctcccccaccgcccGCAGCTGACTACCCGACTCTGCCACCACCTCCCTTGTCCCAACCAGTGATAGGcgcacctcctcctccccctcctccccctcctccggggccccctcctctccctttcagTGGTGTGGATGACCAGCCTGTTGCACCCCCACCACTTGCCGATGCCACCAAGCCTAAGTCCTCCTTGCCTCCTGTGAGCGATGCCCGCAGTGACTTACTTTCAGCCATACGTCAAG gCTTTCAGCTGCGAAAGGTTGAGGAGCAGCAGGAACAAGAGAAGCGGGATGTTGTGGGCAACGATGTGGCCACCATCTTGTCACGTCGAATTGCTGTGGAGTACAGTGACTCAGAAGATGATTCCTCTGAGTTTGATGAGGACGACTGGTCGGATTAA